The proteins below are encoded in one region of Alistipes indistinctus YIT 12060:
- the pyrH gene encoding UMP kinase, producing the protein MPVYKRILLKLSGESLMGAQKYGLDTAVLNSYATQIKAVVDSGVQVGIVIGGGNIFRGLSGVKKGFDRVKGDQMGMLATVINSLALQTALEGEGAKAKVLTSIRMEPIGELYSKAKALELMAGGCVVIIAGGTGNPYFTTDTASALRGVEIEAEVLLKGTRVDGVYTADPEKDPTATKFSTITFDEVYDRKLKVMDLTAFTMCKENDLPIVVFDMDTPGNLCKIVDGEPIGTVVKNA; encoded by the coding sequence ATGCCTGTCTACAAACGGATATTACTCAAACTCAGCGGCGAGTCGCTGATGGGAGCACAGAAATACGGCCTCGATACGGCCGTGCTGAACAGCTACGCCACACAAATCAAAGCGGTCGTCGACAGCGGCGTGCAGGTCGGAATCGTGATCGGCGGCGGAAACATTTTCCGTGGACTGAGCGGAGTAAAGAAAGGATTCGACCGCGTCAAAGGCGACCAGATGGGCATGCTTGCGACGGTAATCAATTCACTGGCTTTACAAACCGCACTGGAAGGCGAAGGAGCCAAAGCCAAAGTACTGACCTCGATCCGCATGGAACCGATAGGAGAGCTCTACTCGAAAGCCAAAGCATTGGAACTGATGGCCGGTGGCTGCGTGGTGATTATCGCCGGCGGTACGGGTAACCCTTATTTCACAACCGATACCGCTTCGGCGCTGCGCGGCGTGGAGATCGAGGCGGAGGTGCTGCTCAAAGGCACGCGCGTCGACGGCGTTTACACTGCCGATCCGGAAAAAGATCCGACCGCGACGAAATTCTCCACGATCACTTTCGACGAAGTATACGACCGTAAGCTCAAAGTGATGGACCTGACCGCCTTCACCATGTGCAAAGAGAACGATCTGCCCATCGTGGTGTTCGACATGGACACGCCGGGGAATTTGTGCAAAATCGTCGACGGGGAACCGATCGGCACCGTGGTGAAAAATGCGTAA
- a CDS encoding TlpA family protein disulfide reductase translates to MKLSVHIISSLFSALLAFAATSASGQTGTLTDSPALAASGENGTGPQAQTVSTPQTQAAVPESKTLVKVGDPVPDFTVKMFDGSTVDIASLKGKVVLINFWATWCPPCRAELKQVQKQIIDRFAGRDFVFLPISRGETREAVEKFREMQRYTFPMGLDPERKIYSLFATATIPRNFVIAKDGTILACETGYSPGQLTELIEKIENALK, encoded by the coding sequence ATGAAACTTTCCGTACATATCATTTCCTCTCTTTTCTCTGCCCTGCTGGCGTTTGCGGCAACATCAGCATCCGGACAAACCGGCACGTTGACGGATAGCCCGGCCTTGGCGGCATCCGGCGAAAACGGGACTGGACCTCAGGCACAAACTGTTTCAACGCCCCAGACTCAAGCCGCAGTACCGGAAAGTAAAACGCTGGTAAAGGTCGGCGATCCCGTTCCCGATTTCACTGTAAAGATGTTCGACGGGAGTACGGTCGACATCGCATCGCTGAAAGGCAAGGTCGTACTGATCAACTTTTGGGCGACCTGGTGCCCGCCCTGCCGCGCCGAACTGAAACAGGTACAGAAACAGATCATCGACCGCTTCGCAGGCAGGGATTTCGTTTTCCTGCCGATTTCGCGCGGCGAAACGCGTGAAGCCGTCGAAAAATTCCGGGAGATGCAACGCTACACATTCCCGATGGGACTCGATCCGGAGCGCAAAATCTACTCGCTTTTCGCCACCGCAACGATTCCACGCAACTTCGTCATCGCCAAGGATGGAACCATCCTCGCCTGCGAGACCGGATATAGTCCGGGACAACTCACCGAACTGATCGAAAAGATAGAAAACGCATTGAAATAA
- the frr gene encoding ribosome recycling factor translates to MTEPKTILDPAQAKMDKAIEFLVEALASVRAGKASTNLLNGITVDYYGNPTPVSQVASVTVPDARTVLIQPWEKNLIGAIEKAILVANIGLTPSNNGEHIRLNIPPLTEERRKELVKQIKSEAETARISIRNIRRDAVEAFKKAQKEGMPEDMAKDGEDSSQKLTDKYMKKVDELFAAKEAEIMTV, encoded by the coding sequence ATGACAGAACCCAAGACCATATTAGACCCCGCACAGGCCAAAATGGACAAAGCCATCGAGTTCCTGGTGGAAGCACTCGCCTCGGTACGCGCAGGCAAAGCGAGCACGAACCTGCTCAACGGCATCACCGTAGACTATTACGGCAATCCCACGCCCGTATCACAGGTGGCCAGCGTCACCGTCCCCGATGCACGTACGGTGCTGATCCAACCGTGGGAGAAGAACCTGATCGGCGCAATCGAAAAAGCCATTCTGGTGGCGAACATCGGACTGACCCCGTCGAACAACGGCGAGCACATCCGCCTGAACATTCCGCCGCTGACCGAAGAGCGCCGCAAAGAGCTGGTCAAGCAGATCAAAAGCGAAGCCGAAACGGCTCGCATCAGCATCCGCAATATACGCCGCGACGCGGTTGAGGCATTCAAGAAAGCCCAAAAAGAGGGCATGCCGGAAGATATGGCCAAAGACGGCGAAGACTCGTCCCAGAAACTCACGGACAAGTACATGAAAAAAGTGGACGAGCTGTTCGCGGCCAAAGAGGCCGAGATCATGACCGTCTGA
- a CDS encoding nitroreductase family protein yields the protein MKTNPVLDAIRNRRSVRTYDPRPLPADVLATIVEAGTLAPTGMNAQTFHFTVIQDAEKLHELNRLIRTALIRYEGRQLNEDYCCYYDAPVLVIASNEPTRTGGMDCACALQNMFLAAHSLGIASCWINQLSYTCDAPEVRAYLKRLGVPTVHKVYGCAALGYNGGKEPAAHPRKEGLVSYAE from the coding sequence ATGAAAACCAATCCCGTACTGGACGCGATCCGCAACCGCCGGAGCGTCCGCACTTATGATCCGCGGCCGCTGCCGGCCGATGTGCTGGCCACCATAGTAGAGGCCGGGACGCTTGCCCCCACAGGCATGAACGCGCAAACCTTCCACTTCACCGTCATCCAGGACGCCGAAAAACTCCACGAATTGAACCGGCTGATCCGCACGGCGCTGATCCGCTACGAAGGCCGCCAGCTCAATGAAGATTACTGCTGCTATTACGATGCCCCGGTGCTGGTGATCGCTTCGAACGAACCGACACGCACCGGCGGTATGGACTGCGCCTGCGCTTTGCAAAATATGTTTCTCGCAGCCCACTCGCTCGGAATCGCCTCCTGCTGGATCAATCAGCTCTCCTATACCTGTGACGCCCCCGAAGTACGCGCTTACCTCAAACGGCTCGGCGTGCCGACCGTACACAAAGTTTACGGTTGCGCCGCGCTCGGCTACAACGGCGGCAAAGAGCCCGCAGCGCACCCGCGCAAAGAGGGATTGGTTTCGTATGCCGAATAG
- a CDS encoding NUDIX hydrolase: MHPLVLFRYCPRCGSSRFEEHNEKAKKCRDCGFVYYFNSCSATVALILNSRNELLVTRRAKEPAKGTFDLPGGFIDMYETGEEGVAREVKEETGFTVRQSTYLFSLPNIYPFSGFEVHTLDMFFLCRVEDTSAPEAHDDVAETFFIPIEKIEPQKFGLGSVRRGVERFIEMKRQKTALFAKKETSPGISE, translated from the coding sequence ATGCATCCGTTAGTCCTGTTCCGGTACTGTCCCCGCTGCGGTTCATCCCGCTTCGAAGAACACAACGAAAAAGCAAAAAAATGCCGTGACTGCGGCTTCGTCTATTATTTCAACTCCTGTTCCGCGACGGTGGCGCTGATTCTCAATTCCCGGAACGAACTGCTCGTCACACGCCGGGCCAAAGAGCCCGCGAAAGGCACCTTCGACCTTCCGGGCGGCTTTATCGACATGTATGAAACGGGGGAAGAGGGTGTGGCCCGGGAAGTTAAAGAAGAGACGGGATTTACGGTCCGGCAAAGCACCTATCTCTTTTCACTGCCGAATATTTATCCGTTCAGCGGCTTCGAAGTGCACACGCTCGATATGTTTTTCCTGTGCCGTGTAGAGGACACCTCCGCCCCCGAAGCACACGACGATGTGGCCGAAACGTTCTTCATCCCGATCGAAAAGATCGAGCCTCAAAAATTCGGACTGGGTTCGGTGCGTCGTGGTGTAGAACGATTTATCGAGATGAAACGGCAAAAAACGGCGCTTTTTGCAAAAAAGGAAACATCTCCTGGAATATCCGAATAG
- a CDS encoding TlpA family protein disulfide reductase yields MRTLLALLLLSASPLLSLGQPKETNTSKIVRLDYPDSMRSLLQNFSGKVVYLDIFASQCQPCRAEITHYPALQDFFTDNDIVCLFASVDSDKAGRDQCVELLNEAGLQGYFVTYFAPEGRTAGQFANELGALFCDTDQAGKIVRISVPRYIIFDRQGKIAECHAKRPSNGEELKKELSGYLR; encoded by the coding sequence ATGAGAACCCTACTTGCTCTGTTGCTGTTATCCGCTTCGCCGTTGTTGTCCCTCGGGCAGCCCAAGGAGACGAACACATCAAAAATTGTACGACTGGATTATCCCGATTCCATGCGATCTCTGTTGCAAAACTTTTCCGGGAAAGTTGTCTATCTGGACATTTTTGCTTCCCAGTGCCAACCGTGCCGTGCCGAAATCACCCACTATCCGGCATTACAGGATTTTTTCACGGACAATGACATCGTTTGCCTCTTTGCTTCGGTAGACAGCGACAAAGCCGGCCGTGACCAGTGCGTGGAATTACTGAATGAGGCCGGATTACAGGGATATTTTGTCACTTATTTTGCTCCGGAAGGGCGCACAGCCGGACAATTCGCGAACGAACTGGGCGCATTATTCTGCGATACGGATCAGGCGGGTAAAATAGTCCGAATCTCCGTTCCCCGCTACATCATCTTCGACCGGCAGGGGAAAATCGCGGAGTGCCATGCAAAACGGCCGAGCAACGGTGAGGAGCTGAAAAAAGAGTTGAGCGGGTATCTCCGTTGA
- the folE gene encoding GTP cyclohydrolase I FolE — protein MESNYEKEELFSPEKVAALAGHYKAILELLGEDASREGLLKTPERVAKAMSFLTQGYGQDPKEILLSAKFKEEYKQMVIVKDIELYSMCEHHMIPFYGKAHVAYIPNGYITGLSKIARVVEAFARRLQVQERLTVQIRDCIQQALNPLGVAVVIEASHMCMQMRGVQKQNCSTTTSAFTGAFLTQMQTREEFIQLIGK, from the coding sequence ATGGAGTCCAATTACGAAAAAGAGGAGCTTTTCAGCCCTGAAAAAGTGGCCGCACTGGCCGGACATTATAAGGCGATTCTGGAGTTGCTGGGTGAGGACGCTTCCCGCGAGGGATTGCTCAAAACTCCCGAACGGGTCGCCAAAGCGATGAGTTTTCTCACGCAGGGGTACGGGCAGGACCCGAAAGAGATCTTGCTCTCGGCCAAATTTAAAGAGGAGTATAAGCAGATGGTGATCGTGAAGGATATCGAGCTCTATTCGATGTGCGAGCACCACATGATTCCGTTTTACGGTAAGGCGCATGTTGCCTATATTCCGAACGGCTATATCACCGGCTTGTCGAAGATCGCCCGCGTGGTCGAGGCGTTTGCGCGGCGATTGCAGGTGCAGGAACGGTTGACGGTGCAAATCCGGGATTGTATCCAACAGGCGCTCAACCCGCTCGGTGTCGCGGTGGTCATCGAGGCGAGCCATATGTGCATGCAGATGCGCGGCGTGCAAAAACAGAATTGCAGCACTACCACCTCGGCCTTTACCGGGGCTTTCCTGACGCAGATGCAGACGCGTGAAGAGTTTATCCAGCTGATCGGGAAATAG
- a CDS encoding 4Fe-4S dicluster domain-containing protein encodes MGKYFDMLMEDVRMKEGLTACMNCGICTGVCPAAEFYDYDPRQIVNTVQTKDDDAIEQLLKSETIWYCGECMSCRPRCPRANTPGYIIQALRRLSQKLGFFTYSEKGRQQLAIKRTIGHNILKTGYCIKPNLVDPELHPEQGPVWKWIYEHDRDVFERFGDNYCKVGVGAMRKIDDKSMEEIRAIFDTTGGTDFFENIEKYSAEKATEMGYDGADERYFRDVFTANSGSHQ; translated from the coding sequence ATGGGCAAATATTTCGACATGTTGATGGAGGATGTACGCATGAAGGAGGGTCTCACCGCCTGCATGAACTGCGGCATCTGCACCGGCGTCTGTCCCGCCGCCGAGTTCTACGACTACGACCCGCGCCAGATCGTCAATACCGTCCAAACCAAGGACGACGATGCAATCGAGCAACTGCTCAAGAGCGAAACAATCTGGTATTGCGGCGAATGCATGTCTTGCCGTCCGCGTTGCCCGAGGGCCAATACGCCGGGCTATATCATCCAGGCGCTCCGCAGGCTCTCGCAAAAACTGGGATTTTTCACTTACTCGGAAAAAGGACGGCAGCAGTTGGCCATCAAACGCACGATCGGGCACAACATCCTCAAAACCGGTTACTGCATCAAGCCGAACCTGGTCGACCCGGAACTCCACCCCGAACAAGGCCCCGTCTGGAAGTGGATTTACGAACACGACCGCGACGTATTCGAACGCTTCGGCGACAACTACTGCAAAGTGGGCGTCGGCGCAATGCGCAAAATCGACGACAAGAGCATGGAGGAGATCCGTGCGATCTTCGACACGACCGGAGGCACCGATTTCTTCGAAAATATTGAAAAATATTCAGCCGAAAAAGCGACTGAAATGGGTTATGACGGCGCGGACGAACGTTATTTCCGCGACGTATTCACCGCCAACAGCGGGAGCCACCAATAA
- a CDS encoding heterodisulfide reductase-related iron-sulfur binding cluster, whose translation MKTTWKDYQKDIADDRYYYARSCIRQNFFPGSEAAFLNIIGNDLGRDIREDAQHTSCTGIGYHGDIVPLETIMTVVARQFSLMTEAGYENFIPSCITSFGIYSETLEMWHDFPEMEEQAREYLYKATGREFKKPKSLAHTSDVIFHHREEIAAKAKHLLVNAETGKPLNVVEHIGCHYAKIFPKAGIGGSEFPYVLAGMIESWGGNVVDYPERRHCCGFGFRNYLVQANRGYSVANSKKKLESMAPYKPDFIVANCPGCAMFLDKWQYTVSEMKGTTYGQNGQGIPVLTYEEMAGLVLGYDPWDLGMQMHQVAVEPLLEKMGVPYDPSTKYLGKNGKFIGQPEPTAIGCYQK comes from the coding sequence ATGAAAACCACCTGGAAAGATTACCAGAAAGATATTGCCGACGACCGCTATTATTATGCGCGCAGCTGCATCCGCCAGAATTTTTTCCCGGGTTCGGAGGCGGCTTTCCTGAACATCATCGGGAACGACCTGGGCCGGGATATCCGCGAAGACGCGCAGCACACTTCCTGTACCGGTATCGGCTACCACGGCGACATCGTACCGTTGGAAACGATCATGACGGTCGTGGCACGCCAATTCTCGCTGATGACCGAAGCGGGATACGAAAATTTCATCCCTTCGTGCATCACCTCTTTCGGCATCTACTCCGAAACGCTCGAAATGTGGCACGACTTCCCCGAAATGGAAGAGCAGGCGCGCGAATACCTCTACAAGGCGACCGGCCGCGAATTCAAGAAACCCAAAAGCCTCGCGCACACGTCGGATGTCATTTTCCACCACCGCGAAGAGATCGCGGCCAAAGCCAAACACCTGCTCGTCAACGCCGAGACGGGTAAACCGCTCAACGTAGTCGAACACATCGGCTGCCACTACGCGAAAATTTTCCCGAAAGCGGGCATCGGCGGGTCGGAATTTCCCTACGTGCTGGCCGGGATGATCGAATCGTGGGGCGGCAACGTGGTCGACTATCCCGAGCGGCGCCACTGCTGCGGCTTCGGGTTCCGCAACTACCTCGTGCAGGCGAACCGCGGCTACTCGGTAGCCAACTCGAAAAAGAAGCTCGAATCGATGGCCCCATACAAACCCGATTTTATCGTAGCGAACTGTCCGGGTTGCGCGATGTTCCTCGACAAATGGCAATACACGGTCTCCGAAATGAAAGGAACTACCTACGGACAGAACGGACAGGGCATTCCGGTGCTAACCTACGAAGAGATGGCCGGATTGGTGCTGGGCTACGATCCGTGGGACCTCGGCATGCAGATGCATCAGGTAGCCGTCGAACCGTTGCTCGAAAAAATGGGTGTTCCCTACGACCCGTCGACAAAATATCTCGGCAAAAACGGCAAATTCATCGGCCAGCCGGAACCGACGGCAATCGGTTGCTACCAAAAATAA
- a CDS encoding FAD-dependent oxidoreductase: MGNRVIIIGGGVAGMQAAITLDELGLQPILIEKEAVLGGKLNKWDRLFPTMTPAEEVLTELTKKVQASNTEVHTSTAVGGIDDAGKSVTLADGTKIDGDAVVVASGYDIFPAEIKEEYGYGIYDNVFTTVDIERMFKEGGIRTADGKAPKSVAFLHCVGSRDEKVGQRHCSRVCCITGVKQAIEVRQALPETEVYSFYMDMRMFGPGYEELYKEAQQTYGIHFVRGRISEAAPTIDNRIQIKAEDTLIGRPLKMTVDMLVLIVGMKAGASNMALSRNRHVDLYPSGFVKPANQFTGNVASDCSRIYYAGAVTAPKNIGESINEGIAAAYKVAGQLKA; encoded by the coding sequence ATGGGTAACAGAGTAATCATCATCGGCGGAGGCGTAGCCGGCATGCAGGCCGCCATCACGCTGGACGAACTGGGACTGCAACCGATCCTCATCGAGAAAGAGGCCGTTCTCGGAGGCAAGCTCAACAAATGGGACCGGCTCTTCCCCACGATGACCCCGGCAGAGGAGGTGCTTACCGAACTGACGAAAAAAGTACAGGCTTCGAACACCGAAGTACACACGTCAACGGCAGTCGGTGGCATCGACGACGCGGGGAAAAGCGTAACGCTCGCCGACGGTACGAAAATCGACGGCGATGCGGTAGTCGTGGCTTCGGGCTATGATATTTTCCCGGCCGAGATCAAGGAAGAGTATGGCTACGGCATCTACGACAACGTTTTTACGACGGTCGATATCGAACGGATGTTCAAGGAAGGAGGCATCCGCACCGCCGACGGCAAAGCCCCGAAATCGGTAGCGTTCCTGCATTGCGTGGGTTCGCGCGACGAAAAAGTGGGGCAGCGCCACTGTTCCCGGGTTTGCTGCATCACCGGGGTCAAGCAGGCCATCGAAGTGCGGCAGGCGCTCCCGGAAACCGAAGTGTACAGTTTCTACATGGACATGCGCATGTTCGGCCCCGGATACGAAGAGTTGTATAAAGAGGCGCAACAGACTTACGGGATCCATTTCGTACGCGGCCGCATCAGCGAGGCAGCCCCGACCATCGACAACCGCATCCAAATCAAAGCCGAAGACACATTGATCGGCCGGCCGCTGAAGATGACGGTCGATATGCTGGTGCTGATCGTCGGCATGAAAGCCGGTGCGAGCAACATGGCACTGAGCCGCAACCGGCACGTCGACCTATATCCGAGCGGTTTCGTCAAACCGGCCAACCAGTTTACCGGCAACGTGGCCTCCGATTGCAGCCGCATTTATTACGCCGGAGCGGTCACGGCACCGAAAAATATCGGTGAATCGATCAACGAAGGAATAGCCGCCGCCTACAAGGTGGCCGGCCAGTTAAAAGCGTAA
- a CDS encoding 4Fe-4S dicluster domain-containing protein, with translation MNFGYSINQPRSINLDKNDLSYSRQLLREHPELETCIACGNCTATCTAGNLTSFNLRKVQTLVRRGEYAGAYEELSKCMLCGKCRLVCPRGINTREIVLTIKKHLAGK, from the coding sequence ATGAATTTCGGATATTCGATCAACCAACCCCGTTCGATCAACCTCGACAAGAACGACTTGAGCTACTCGCGGCAACTGCTCCGCGAGCACCCCGAACTGGAGACCTGCATCGCCTGCGGCAACTGCACGGCCACCTGTACGGCCGGAAACCTCACATCGTTCAACCTACGTAAAGTACAGACCCTCGTGCGCCGGGGCGAATACGCCGGCGCTTACGAAGAGTTGTCGAAATGCATGCTCTGCGGCAAATGCAGGCTTGTCTGCCCTCGGGGCATCAACACGCGCGAAATCGTGCTCACGATCAAAAAACACCTCGCAGGCAAGTAG
- a CDS encoding (Fe-S)-binding protein yields MEHFRLFVLPFWVGAGFLLVVLLYKYISWFIGLAPAERKMFWRSLPTRATWKSVCEIGSESLLHRKIWRTNPLLGYMHTSFALGWFLLILTGWIETLVYFKGHNVPLYVDIFFSYYVHPIFERNFNFSLIKDALLLLILIGIGLALFKRIRSRAMGMRRTTKHVLGDRIALTALWFIFPARLLAESFTSGVLWKFGGIGWALGDQVHIIPPGIGGGSFLTNTTGELLANTLPNSLLIHGELPMWWFYSISLGVFFFALPFSRYMHIFTEIPLIFLRNAGIRSGVQEKSYDHFQIEACSRCGICIDPCQLQSAAGIDNVQSVYFLRDRRYGHLTDAVADNCLLCGRCVVACPVGIELGTLRLNSRAKNAVACAPDRYNYIKGLDRSEGEGKVGYFAGCMTLLSPKILRSMEQIFKASGEQVWWADKDGGVCCGRPLKLSGEIEAARRMMDYNTELFRKHGIRTLVTSCPICLKVFREDYRLDGIEVLHHSEYIQRLITAGKLKLHPGTEVFTYHDPCELGRGSGIYEAPREVIGVIGELREVAENREHALCCGSSLGNIAISDDGQRRIGQSVADMFAATGAGSVVTACPLCKKAIARSGTLPVYDLAEIVAQALPGRQAS; encoded by the coding sequence ATGGAACATTTCAGACTATTCGTCTTACCGTTCTGGGTAGGAGCCGGCTTCCTGCTGGTCGTCCTGCTCTATAAATACATCTCCTGGTTTATCGGACTGGCACCCGCCGAACGCAAAATGTTCTGGCGGTCTCTGCCCACGCGCGCCACATGGAAATCGGTCTGCGAAATCGGCAGCGAATCGCTGCTTCACCGCAAGATATGGCGCACGAACCCGCTGCTGGGCTACATGCACACCAGTTTCGCACTGGGATGGTTTCTGCTGATCCTGACCGGCTGGATCGAGACACTGGTCTATTTCAAAGGACACAACGTACCGCTCTACGTCGATATCTTTTTCTCCTATTACGTTCATCCGATTTTCGAGCGCAACTTCAATTTTTCATTGATTAAAGACGCCCTGTTGCTGCTCATCCTGATCGGGATCGGCCTGGCCCTTTTCAAACGGATCCGCTCGCGGGCAATGGGCATGCGACGCACGACCAAGCATGTGCTCGGGGACCGCATCGCACTCACCGCCTTGTGGTTCATCTTCCCGGCCCGTTTGCTGGCCGAGAGTTTCACCAGCGGCGTACTGTGGAAATTCGGTGGCATCGGCTGGGCTTTGGGCGACCAGGTGCACATTATCCCGCCGGGAATCGGCGGCGGCAGTTTCCTGACCAACACGACCGGCGAACTGCTTGCCAATACGCTTCCCAACAGCCTGCTGATTCACGGCGAACTTCCGATGTGGTGGTTCTATTCCATTTCGCTCGGCGTCTTTTTCTTCGCGTTGCCGTTCTCGCGTTACATGCACATCTTTACCGAAATTCCGCTGATATTCCTGCGCAATGCAGGTATCCGCAGCGGCGTTCAGGAGAAAAGTTACGACCATTTCCAGATCGAAGCGTGCTCACGGTGCGGGATATGCATCGATCCGTGCCAGCTCCAAAGCGCTGCCGGGATCGACAACGTTCAGTCGGTCTATTTCTTGCGCGACCGCCGCTACGGACACCTGACCGATGCGGTAGCCGACAACTGCCTGCTTTGCGGACGGTGCGTCGTAGCCTGCCCGGTCGGTATCGAGCTCGGCACCCTCCGGCTGAACAGCCGGGCTAAAAACGCCGTCGCATGCGCCCCCGACCGCTACAATTACATCAAAGGCCTCGACCGTTCCGAGGGTGAAGGCAAGGTCGGTTACTTTGCCGGGTGCATGACGCTCCTTTCTCCGAAAATACTCCGCTCGATGGAGCAAATCTTCAAAGCTTCGGGCGAACAGGTATGGTGGGCCGACAAGGACGGCGGCGTCTGTTGCGGCCGTCCGCTGAAACTTTCCGGGGAAATTGAGGCGGCCCGCCGAATGATGGATTACAATACCGAATTGTTCCGCAAACACGGTATCCGCACACTCGTCACCTCGTGCCCGATCTGTCTTAAGGTATTCCGCGAAGATTACCGACTCGACGGCATCGAAGTGCTGCACCATTCGGAATATATCCAACGGCTGATCACCGCCGGCAAGTTAAAGCTGCACCCGGGCACGGAGGTGTTCACCTACCACGACCCCTGCGAATTGGGCCGCGGCAGCGGCATTTACGAAGCGCCGCGGGAAGTGATCGGAGTGATCGGAGAATTGCGCGAAGTAGCCGAAAACCGCGAGCATGCCCTCTGCTGTGGCTCGAGTCTCGGCAACATCGCGATCAGCGACGACGGCCAGCGCCGGATCGGCCAGAGCGTTGCCGACATGTTCGCCGCCACCGGAGCCGGTTCGGTCGTAACGGCCTGCCCGCTTTGTAAAAAAGCCATTGCCCGCAGCGGGACATTGCCCGTATACGACCTCGCGGAGATCGTTGCCCAAGCGCTGCCCGGCCGGCAGGCATCTTAA
- a CDS encoding endonuclease/exonuclease/phosphatase family protein, with protein MIRNLVLCAAVVSAWFSPASARPSNDELKVMSFNIRIDTKADGPNQWSNRRDFAANMIRFYDIDIFGAQEVFANQMTDLQERLPEYGSIGIGLEDGKSKGQHDPIFWKKERFELLDHGFFWFAEDINAIGQRAWDAASPRMGSWAILKDKISKRKLFFMNVHIDHIGQVARRESAKLILDRLGALAGDLPVIVTGDFNAEPDSEPIRILLDPANPEHLTHTRSVAPVRYGPEWSYHNYGRLANNMWLDYIFVRGGLETLRHGCLAEKLDDLYISDHCPVMAGLRFTK; from the coding sequence ATGATTCGCAATCTCGTACTCTGTGCAGCGGTAGTATCCGCGTGGTTCTCCCCTGCCTCCGCCCGACCGTCCAACGACGAACTCAAAGTAATGTCTTTCAACATCCGCATCGATACCAAGGCGGACGGTCCGAACCAATGGTCCAACCGGCGTGATTTCGCCGCAAACATGATCCGATTTTACGACATCGACATTTTCGGAGCACAGGAAGTTTTCGCCAACCAGATGACCGACCTGCAAGAACGCCTGCCCGAATACGGATCGATCGGCATCGGTCTGGAAGACGGTAAATCGAAAGGGCAGCACGACCCTATTTTCTGGAAAAAAGAGCGCTTCGAATTGCTGGATCACGGCTTTTTCTGGTTTGCCGAAGACATCAATGCAATCGGACAACGAGCCTGGGATGCAGCCAGTCCGCGCATGGGCTCCTGGGCCATCCTCAAAGACAAAATTTCGAAAAGGAAGCTCTTTTTCATGAATGTGCACATCGATCATATCGGTCAAGTGGCACGCAGGGAAAGCGCCAAACTGATTTTAGACAGACTCGGCGCCCTGGCCGGTGACCTGCCGGTAATCGTCACCGGCGATTTCAACGCCGAACCCGATTCCGAACCGATCCGGATCCTGCTCGATCCGGCCAACCCCGAACACCTGACCCATACGCGTTCCGTCGCACCGGTTCGTTACGGACCCGAATGGTCTTACCACAATTACGGCCGCCTGGCTAACAACATGTGGCTGGACTATATTTTCGTCCGGGGTGGTCTGGAAACCCTGCGGCACGGCTGTCTGGCAGAAAAGCTCGATGACCTGTATATTTCCGACCACTGTCCGGTAATGGCCGGGCTTCGTTTCACAAAATAG